A part of Bacillus thuringiensis genomic DNA contains:
- the ppaC gene encoding manganese-dependent inorganic pyrophosphatase: MEKVLVFGHKNPDTDAICSAIAYAELKKELGMNAEPVRLGEISGETQFALDYFKVEGPRFVETVASEVDNVILVDHNERQQSANDIESVRVLEVIDHHRIANFETSDPIYYRCEPVGCTATILNKMYKENGVTIRKEVAGLMLSAIISDSLLFKSPTCTEQDVAAARELAEIAGVDADSYGLEMLKAGADLSGKTMEQLISLDAKEFQMGNAKVEIAQVNAVDTNDVLVHQAELEKVISAVVEEKGLDLFLFVVTDILTNDSVGLAIGKASNIVEKAYNVSLQNNTATLKGVVSRKKQIVPVLTETFQA; this comes from the coding sequence ATGGAAAAAGTACTAGTTTTCGGGCATAAAAACCCAGATACAGATGCAATTTGTTCTGCAATTGCATATGCAGAATTGAAAAAAGAATTAGGAATGAATGCTGAGCCTGTACGTTTAGGCGAAATCAGCGGTGAAACTCAATTTGCGTTAGACTATTTTAAAGTAGAAGGACCGCGTTTTGTTGAGACAGTTGCAAGCGAAGTGGACAACGTTATTTTAGTTGATCATAACGAGCGTCAACAAAGTGCTAACGATATCGAATCTGTTCGTGTGTTAGAAGTTATTGACCATCACCGTATTGCTAACTTTGAAACAAGCGATCCTATTTACTACCGTTGTGAGCCAGTTGGTTGTACAGCTACAATCTTAAACAAAATGTACAAAGAAAACGGCGTAACAATTCGTAAAGAAGTTGCAGGTTTAATGTTATCTGCAATCATTTCAGATTCTTTACTATTCAAATCTCCAACTTGCACAGAGCAAGACGTAGCAGCAGCTCGTGAATTAGCAGAAATCGCTGGTGTAGATGCTGATAGCTACGGCTTAGAAATGTTAAAAGCTGGTGCTGACTTAAGCGGAAAAACAATGGAGCAATTAATCTCTCTTGACGCTAAAGAATTCCAAATGGGTAATGCGAAAGTTGAAATCGCACAAGTAAACGCTGTTGATACAAACGACGTTCTTGTACACCAAGCGGAACTTGAAAAAGTTATTTCTGCAGTAGTAGAAGAAAAAGGTTTAGACCTATTCTTATTCGTTGTAACTGATATCTTAACTAACGATTCTGTCGGTCTTGCGATCGGTAAAGCATCAAACATTGTTGAGAAAGCATACAACGTATCTCTACAAAACAACACTGCTACTTTAAAAGGTGTTGTATCTCGTAAAAAACAAATCGTACCAGTATTAACAGAAACATTTCAAGCTTAA
- a CDS encoding GNAT family N-acetyltransferase produces MQNVVMEEIKQIKNDVEELSTLLKTVVDDGASIGFLPPLEQKESAQYWETVLAPEVILYVAKINNEIAGSIQLHLVTKPNGVHRAEICKLMTQPKFRRNGIGRLLMQKAEERAKQENRSLLVLDTREGDPSNRLYKSLDYKEAGKIPEYAISPSGDLDATVLYYKVL; encoded by the coding sequence ATGCAAAATGTAGTAATGGAAGAGATTAAGCAAATAAAAAATGATGTGGAGGAGCTTTCTACACTTTTGAAAACGGTTGTAGATGATGGGGCGTCAATTGGTTTTTTACCTCCACTAGAACAAAAAGAATCAGCGCAGTATTGGGAAACTGTATTAGCACCAGAAGTGATCTTGTATGTTGCTAAAATAAATAATGAAATCGCAGGGAGTATTCAATTACATTTAGTTACAAAGCCTAATGGGGTTCATAGAGCTGAAATTTGTAAGTTAATGACTCAGCCAAAATTTAGACGTAATGGTATTGGACGTTTACTTATGCAAAAAGCAGAGGAGCGAGCAAAACAAGAAAATAGGTCTCTTTTAGTACTAGATACGAGAGAAGGAGACCCTTCCAATAGATTGTATAAATCTTTAGACTATAAAGAAGCTGGAAAAATACCAGAATACGCAATTTCTCCGAGTGGTGATTTAGACGCCACAGTTCTTTATTATAAAGTTTTATAA
- a CDS encoding lytic polysaccharide monooxygenase, which produces MKTKGLQKVKKVILSGGILLTGLLTFGFSEKASAHGYVESPASRSYLCKQGVNVNCGPIQYEPQSVEGIGGFPQLGPSDGQIAGAGHFPALDVQTVDRWKKVTLNGGTNTFKWKLTAPHSTKEWKYYITKKDWNPNKPLTRSDLDLVPFYVKNDGGTRPGTSVTHEANVPTDRNGYHLILAVWEIADTGNAFYQVIDVNLVNNGFASNFALNHVVQVPTLF; this is translated from the coding sequence ATGAAAACGAAAGGTTTACAGAAGGTGAAGAAAGTTATATTAAGTGGTGGTATATTACTTACGGGATTGTTAACTTTCGGTTTTTCAGAAAAAGCTTCCGCTCATGGATATGTTGAATCACCAGCGAGCCGCTCTTATTTATGTAAGCAAGGGGTAAATGTAAATTGCGGTCCGATTCAATACGAGCCGCAAAGTGTAGAAGGAATAGGTGGATTCCCACAATTAGGACCTTCTGATGGACAAATTGCAGGAGCTGGCCATTTTCCTGCTTTAGACGTTCAAACAGTTGATAGGTGGAAGAAAGTTACGTTAAACGGCGGGACGAATACATTTAAGTGGAAACTAACCGCACCTCATAGTACGAAAGAATGGAAATACTATATTACGAAAAAAGATTGGAATCCAAATAAGCCTTTAACAAGGTCTGATTTAGATTTAGTACCGTTTTATGTGAAAAATGATGGGGGAACAAGACCAGGAACTTCCGTAACACATGAAGCAAATGTGCCTACTGATAGAAATGGCTATCACCTTATTTTAGCTGTATGGGAAATTGCAGATACGGGGAATGCGTTTTATCAAGTTATAGATGTTAACCTTGTAAATAACGGTTTCGCATCGAATTTTGCGCTAAATCATGTAGTGCAAGTTCCTACACTATTTTAA